A genomic stretch from Puntigrus tetrazona isolate hp1 chromosome 6, ASM1883169v1, whole genome shotgun sequence includes:
- the dtymk gene encoding thymidylate kinase produces the protein MSCRRGALIVLEGVDRAGKTTQCQKLVNALQQSGRAAEMMRFPDRTTKIGQLISSYLEKKSNLEDHTVHLLFSANRWEMVPLLKEKLEQGINIVVDRYAFSGVAFTSAKPGFSLEWCMNPDIGLPKPDLVMFLQLNPNMAANRGQYGNERYETSSFQRTVHQRFEELMRDDSVNWKVIDAARTIEEVHKDIKLLSEDIIRLAENQPVGELWR, from the exons ATGTCTTGCAGAAGAGGAGCTCTAATTGTGCTTGAGGGAGTGGACAGAGCCGGGAAAACTACCCAATGTCAAAAACTCGTGAATGCGTTACAGCAGAGCGGACGAGCCGCAGAAATGATGCGGTTTCCAG acagAACCACAAAAATCGGTCAGCTGATCAGTTCATACCTGGAGAAGAAGAGCAATCTGGAAGACCATACTGTTCACCTGCTGTTTTCTGCTAACCGCTGGGAAATGGT gCCTCTGCTGAAAGAGAAGTTAGAACAAGGCATCAATATAGTGGTGGACCGTTATGCATTTTCTGGAGTTGCATTCACTAGTGCCAAACCT GGCTTCTCACTGGAGTGGTGCATGAATCCAGATATTGGACTTCCAAAACCGGACCTGGTGATGTTTTTGCAGCTCAATCCCAACATGGCAGCAAACCGTGGGCAATATGGAAATGAACGATATGAAACCAGCTCCTTCCAACGGACAGTGCATCAAAGATTTGAAGAGCTCATGCGAGACGACTCCGTCAACTGGAAG GTCATCGATGCTGCAAGGACCATAGAAGAGGTGCACAAAGATATTAAGCTTTTAAGTGAAGACATCATCCGTTTAGCTGAGAATCAGCCGGTTGGAGAGCTGTGGAGGTGA